The proteins below are encoded in one region of Huiozyma naganishii CBS 8797 chromosome 7, complete genome:
- the SUL2 gene encoding sulfate permease (similar to Saccharomyces cerevisiae SUL2 (YLR092W); ancestral locus Anc_8.271), with amino-acid sequence MTERRHSFRQEDSDNSFPNEYGAEYNNANEVSSTPDLDNLELEYDQYKADELHPQRTILSNQADTDREKIANVFVEEQSVRDSNIPSASIEELQYFAHESDGAKVIPSYVEGNVTELEFFNHSLRSKFTLNAAKNYILSIFPIIHWLPHYNVYWFIQDLIAGITVGCVLVPQSMSYAQIATLPPQYGLYSSFIGAFIYSLFATSKDVCIGPVAVMSLETAKIIARVMKRFPNDPDVQGPIIATTTALLCGGIAAGVGFLRLGFLVELISLNAVAGFMTGSALNIISGQVPALMGYGKLVNTRTATYKVIVNTLKHLPDTKLDAVFGLIPLFILYFWRWWCNGYGPKLTDRYYPKGSRGNFLWKKFYFYAQASRSGIIIIVFTAISWSITRHVPSKERRISILGTVPKGLKDVGAIKVPPELPAKIAPELPAAVIVLLLEHIAISKSFGRINDYKVVPDQELIAIGVTNLIGTFFHAYPTTGSFSRSALKAKCNVKTPLSGLFTGSCVLLALYCLTGAFFYIPKATLSAVIIHSVSDLVASYHTTWNFYKMNPLDFVCFLTTIIITVFSSIENGIYFAICWSCALLLFKVAFPAGKFLGRVEIAEVVDGEIINDNSVVMTTDDCVSEFGGNKEFSKDKLNGKSDFIVKDKLDSTASSSSIAENKLKYYTKWVPFDHAYTRELNPDVTIQPPPPGVIVYRMSDSYTYINASNHYDIIIDEIKRVTRRGQLLQHRKKSDRPWNDPGEWKPPKFLSNVLHWRKNKKKNQTADVESLETGIVRDERPVLKVLCLDFSQVAQVDSTSLQSLVDLRKAVNAYADRQVEFHFAGIISPWIKRGLVKIGFGTVNEEFSDESIIAGHSSYHLVKNTIGDIENGYQVKTATGTNLPFFHIDIPDFKKWDI; translated from the coding sequence ATGACAGAAAGAAGACACTCTTTCCGTCAAGAGGACTCTGACAACAGTTTCCCCAACGAGTATGGTGCCGAATACAACAACGCCAACGAGGTCAGTTCGACGCCTGACCTAGACAACCTGGAGCTCGAATACGACCAGTATAAAGCTGACGAGTTGCATCCGCAAAGAACTATCTTGAGCAACCAAGCTGACACGGACCGCGAAAAAATTGCCAACGTGTTTGTCGAGGAGCAAAGCGTTAGAGACTCAAATATTCCTTCAGCTTCCATTGAGGAGTTACAATATTTTGCACACGAAAGCGACGGTGCCAAGGTAATACCCTCTTACGTGGAGGGGAATGTCACCGAGCTGGAATTCTTTAACCATAGTCTACGCAGTAAATTCACACTGAATGCAGCCAAGAACTACATCCTTTCCATCTTCCCGATCATCCACTGGCTGCCCCACTACAACGTCTACTGGTTTATTCAGGATCTGATCGCAGGTATCACGGTCGGGTGTGTTCTCGTGCCGCAATCCATGTCGTACGCTCAGATCGCGACTTTACCCCCACAGTACGGGTTGTACTCGTCCTTTATTGGGGCGTTCATATATTCGCTATTTGCTACATCCAAGGATGTTTGTATTGGTCCCGTCGCCGTAATGTCTCTAGAGACAGCCAAAATTATCGCCAGAGTCATGAAAAGGTTCCCCAACGACCCAGACGTGCAAGGCCCCATCAtcgcaacaacaacggcaCTGCTGTGTGGTGGTATCGCTGCGGGTGTTGGGTTTCTAAGACTCGGGTTCCTTGTCGAgttgatctctttgaatgcTGTCGCAGGGTTCATGACTGGCTCCGCTTTGAACATTATCTCTGGACAGGTTCCAGCTTTGATGGGATACGGTAAGTTGGTCAACACAAGGACAGCGACTTACAAAGTTATTGTCAACACATTGAAACATTTACCAGACACAAAACTGGACGCCGTTTTCGGACTGATCCCACTGTTCATTTTGTACTTCtggaggtggtggtgtAACGGTTACGGACCAAAACTGACAGACAGATACTATCCAAAGGGCTCGAGGGGCAATTTCctttggaagaaattttACTTCTACGCGCAAGCGTCTAGAAGCGGAATAATTATTATTGTATTCACTGCCATCTCTTGGTCCATCACGAGACATGTACCTTCgaaggaaagaagaatCAGCATTTTGGGCACTGTCCCCAAAGGTTTGAAAGACGTCGGTGCTATTAAAGTACCACCTGAATTGCCTGCCAAGATCGCTCCTGAGCTACCCGCGGCTGTCATTGTCCTGCTATTGGAGCACAttgcaatttcaaaatCGTTTGGGAGAATCAACGATTATAAAGTTGTTCCAGATCAGGAGTTGATCGCCATTGGTGTCACCAATTTGATCGGTACCTTTTTCCATGCGTACCCTACTACAGGGTCATTTTCCAGATCTGCCTTGAAGGCAAAGTGTAATGTGAAGACTCCGCTTTCTGGTCTTTTCACAGGCTCGTGTGTTCTTCTGGCGTTATACTGTTTAACAGGCGCCTTTTTTTACATTCCTAAGGCAACACTATCTGCTGTCATCATCCATTCGGTTTCTGACTTGGTGGCATCGTACCACACGACGTGGAACTTCTACAAGATGAACCCATTGGACTTTGTCTGCTTTTTGACCACTATCATCATTACAGTGTTCTCCTCCATTGAAAACGGTATCTACTTCGCCATATGCTGGTCATGTGCGCTACTGCTTTTTAAAGTGGCCTTCCCTGCTGGTAAGTTTCTAGGTCGTGTTGAAATCGCCGAGGTAGTTGATGGTGAGATCATTAACGACAACTCCGTGGTGATGACCACCGATGACTGTGTGAGTGAGTTTGGCGGTAATAAGGAGTTTAGTAAGGACAAGCTGAATGGGAAGTCTGATTTCATCGTGAAGGACAAACTGGACTCTAcggcgtcgtcgtcctcaaTTGCTGAGAACAAACTGAAATACTACACCAAGTGGGTGCCCTTCGACCACGCTTATACGAGGGAATTGAACCCAGATGTCACAATCCAACCGCCGCCACCGGGGGTCATCGTCTACAGAATGTCGGACAGTTACACGTACATTAATGCGTCAAATCACTATGATATAATTATTGATGAGATCAAGAGAGTGACAAGGAGAGGACAGCTGTTACAACACCGTAAGAAATCAGACAGACCTTGGAACGACCCTGGTGAATGGAAACCTCCCAAGTTTTTGTCGAACGTGTTGCACTGgagaaaaaataagaaaaagaacCAGACAGCGGACGTTGAGAGTCTGGAGACGGGTATTGTGAGGGACGAAAGACCCGTGCTGAAGGTACTATGTCTGGACTTCTCTCAAGTGGCACAGGTGGATTCGACATCTCTACAGTCTTTGGTTGATTTGAGGAAAGCAGTCAATGCGTACGCGGATAGACAGGTGGAGTTCCATTTCGCCGGTATTATATCGCCTTGGATCAAAAGAGGGTTAGTCAAGATTGGGTTCGGCACTGTCAACGAGGAATTTAGCGACGAATCGATCATTGCTGGTCATTCTAGTTACCATCTGGTGAAGAATACCATTGGAGATATTGAGAATGGGTACCAGGTCAAGACGGCTACTGGTACCAACTTACCGTTCTTCCACATCGATATTCCagacttcaagaaatgggATATCTGA
- the GEP5 gene encoding Gep5p (similar to Saccharomyces cerevisiae YLR091W; ancestral locus Anc_8.266), with protein sequence MNTVRTGLLRELRSLPLHSLTLARLSRHVAATKSIPRLKHVAETLQNFHDVPSTKKHTQYKILTTLLLQLYCQWDNSFSRLSHLPPHLAPFEQDFPGLVRIWPRESHLSLKQSTKGHATLKHAWVTNNKHALQMSFDAAAANPTSGNIELRGSLRQILSHYQLLYNNMRMFGKIKLQVPVAEIPLNVFGEEIPACRTANLLQRKVGYVKRVLIEELPALYNTECIAELTAIIAGDGPAARSGNYSPRQLRRLYRRAFAGCYTLASTAQEGQNGGVHSFALRMLCPT encoded by the coding sequence ATGAACACTGTTCGTACTGGTCTCTTGCGAGAGCTGCGGTCGCTACCCTTACACAGCCTCACACTGGCACGTTTGTCACGGCATGTCGCTGCTACCAAGAGCATCCCGCGGTTAAAACACGTAGCGGAGACGTTACAGAACTTCCATGATGTTCCATCGACGAAGAAACACACACAGTACAAGATCCTTACCacgttgctgttgcaactgtacTGCCAATGGGACAATTCTTTCAGCCGCTTGTCGCATCTGCCACCACACTTAGCACCGTTCGAGCAAGATTTCCCTGGACTGGTGCGGATATGGCCAAGGGAGAGTCACTTGTCATTGAAGCAGTCCACAAAGGGCCACGCGACGCTCAAACACGCCTGGGTGACCAATAACAAGCACGCCCTGCAAATGTCTTTCGACGCTGCAGCAGCTAATCCCACAAGCGGGAACATAGAACTGCGGGGCAGCCTGAGACAAATACTCTCGCACTATCAGCTGCTCTACAACAACATGAGAATGTTTGGCAAGATCAAACTGCAAGTGCCCGTGGCAGAAATCCCACTGAATGTCTTCGGCGAGGAGATCCCCGCCTGCCGGACGGCCAATCTGCTACAGAGGAAAGTGGGCTACGTTAAGCGCGTGCTCATCGAAGAGTTACCGGCCCTGTACAACACGGAATGCATCGCCGAGCTCACAGCTATAATTGCGGGGGACGGTCCCGCGGCACGGTCCGGGAACTACTCCCCACGGCAGCTGCGACGGCTGTACCGCAGAGCCTTTGCCGGGTGTTACACGCTGGCCAGCACCGCCCAGGAGGGTCAGAACGGCGGCGTCCACAGTTTTGCGCTCCGGATGCTCTGCCCCACGTGA
- the NYV1 gene encoding Nyv1p (similar to Saccharomyces cerevisiae NYV1 (YLR093C); ancestral locus Anc_8.276), protein MKRFNVSYVEVLKDGEVCSSYFQDAVAGKDTASYGAIGGSTDGAGAGAGSTSDSQLPFSKLIREMIVPKVVNVHGNKVTKVSMNLLDGFDSYYTTAPEGVLIVCFTKTDIPKILPIRVLSQLKQLPFDEIESNMELRVHIGEILDKFHEELLNYRNEHMLHPSEGDPLQSTDDEIQDVIQIMNDNIDKFLERQERVSLLVDKTQQLNTTSHSFKRKATRIKDRMWWQRMKNATLLIFAIILCVSALFIFIYIV, encoded by the coding sequence ATGAAGCGGTTCAATGTTAGTTATGTGGAGGTGCTGAAGGATGGTGAGGTCTGTTCGAGTTACTTCCAGGATGCGGTCGCCGGGAAGGACACGGCGTCCTACGGGGCTATTGGTGGGTCCACTGATGGTGCTGGAGCTGGTGCTGGTTCAACGAGCGATTCCCAGCTTCCGTTTAGCAAGCTGATACGAGAGATGATCGTTCCGAAAGTCGTCAACGTCCACGGGAACAAAGTGACGAAAGTGTCTATGAACTTGCTAGATGGGTTTGACTCCTACTACACCACGGCTCCAGAGGGGGTTCTCATTGTCTGCTTTACGAAGACGGATATCCCAAAGATTCTCCCCATCAGGGTGCTCAGCCAGCTGAAACAGTTGCCCTTTGACGAGATAGAGTCGAACATGGAGTTAAGAGTGCACATTGGGGAGATCCTCGACAAGTTCCACGAAGAGCTGCTCAATTACAGGAACGAGCACATGCTGCATCCGTCGGAGGGGGACCCCTTGCAAAGCACGGACGACGAAATCCAAGACGTTATCCAGATCATGAACGACAACATCGACAAGTTCCTCGAGAGACAGGAGAGAGTGTCCCTGCTTGTAGACAAGACGCAGCAACTCAACACAACAAGCCACAGCTTCAAGAGAAAGGCTACCAGGATAAAGGACAGGATGTGGTGGCAAAGAATGAAGAACGCTACGCTGCTCATCTTCGCCATCATCCTATGTGTCAGCGCGCTCTTCATATTCATCTACATCGTGTGA
- the XDJ1 gene encoding Xdj1p (similar to Saccharomyces cerevisiae XDJ1 (YLR090W); ancestral locus Anc_8.264) has translation MAKLNPYDILGVDRDSTDDEIRKAYRKLALKFHPDKVIDPEEKASNEMKFKEITTAYEILSNGEYVEEMEEEYEGQGYGFNFGDDFMNFFNEGRNAHPMGGHPQREDESTNEATQIEIEVTLKDLYNGKNVKFQLTRNVICTLCDGNCWRRRKNGDLYSPPVLSCTKCKGAGYVERLVGDSPFFQYVQRISCRKCFGKGEYTAKPTSDKNKCKLCHGEGLIKEKQQLLVTIPRGSENSNTIIFKEKGDEDLRTRRAGDIVFRLKLHDEPNGGDPDILVTKEGTDLHMNIEIPLIEAISGTQGRFLTKTFDDRVLKLTMPQGKVLRPGDTIVIKGEGWPKTPNGTEFGDMFVHVNVEFPPDNWISERNDITTLTNVLPAGKSDDGHAQTGDANNAEFVKDYEILKATDEGTRSSNTKTASRPPAQGLYKCSIQ, from the coding sequence ATGGCCAAGTTGAATCCGTACGACATTCTTGGCGTCGACAGAGATTCAACAGACGATGAGATCCGGAAGGCGTATCGGAAATTAGCGTTGAAATTCCACCCGGACAAAGTCATCGATCCTGAAGAAAAGGCCTCGAATGAGATGAAATTTAAAGAGATTACTACTGCATATGAGATTTTATCTAACGGAGAATACGTAGAGGAAATGGAGGAGGAATATGAAGGTCAAGGGTACGGGTTCAATTTTGGTGATGATTTTATGAATTTTTTCAATGAGGGACGAAACGCCCACCCGATGGGGGGTCACCCTCAGCGTGAAGATGAGTCGACTAATGAGGCAACacaaattgaaattgaggtaactttgaaagatctTTACAATGGGAAGAACGTGAAATTTCAATTGACGCGGAACGTGATTTGTACCTTGTGTGACGGGAATTgctggaggaggaggaaaaacGGAGATTTGTACAGTCCACCGGTGCTTTCGTGTACCAAATGTAAAGGGGCAGGTTATGTGGAGAGACTTGTGGGGGACTCCCCATTTTTCCAATACGTCCAAAGGATTTCGTGTCGGAAGTGTTTCGGTAAAGGTGAGTACACAGCAAAACCCACTAGTGACAAGAATAAATGTAAACTCTGCCATGGGGAAGGGCTGATTAaggaaaaacaacaacttttGGTAACTATCCCTCGCGGTAGCGAAAATAGCAATACGATAATTTTCAAGGAGAAAGGTGACGAGGACTTAAGGACGAGACGTGCCGGTGATATTGTTTTCCGTCTTAAACTTCACGATGAACCAAATGGTGGAGACCCCGATATCTTGGTAACAAAGGAAGGTACCGATTTACACATGAACATCGAGATCCCACTCATAGAGGCTATCTCTGGTACCCAGGGGAGATTTCTAACGAAAACGTTCGACGACAGAGTGTTGAAGCTGACGATGCCGCAGGGGAAAGTTCTTAGACCTGGAGATACGATTGTGATTAAGGGCGAAGGGTGGCCAAAGACGCCCAACGGCACTGAGTTTGGCGATATGTTCGTACACGTAAACGTCGAGTTCCCACCCGATAATTGGATTAGTGAAAGAAACGACATAACGACATTGACAAATGTTTTACCGGCGGGGAAATCCGACGACGGGCACGCACAAACAGGCGATGCCAATAATGCCGAGTTCGTCAAGGACTACGAGATCTTGAAGGCAACTGATGAGGGCACTCGTTCCTCAAACACGAAGACCGCATCTCGGCCACCGGCTCAGGGATTGTACAAGTGCAGTATCCAGTGA
- the GIS3 gene encoding Gis3p (similar to Saccharomyces cerevisiae GIS3 (YLR094C); ancestral locus Anc_8.277) codes for MPSRGGDAHRTPLVDPAATLLPHCHDRAVQSVAGSWGLLSVSLDRVKCRCPVPGKAPKKQRSAGTARHVDVHTVESVRAVSHPLQNDAVSDPTVVNPTAASFPMSCPQDQVRVKTLNLGELDLTDHVWDTARDLVPGKPIYTLHRKSKQCDQRSPSLHRKQDEAPPDHKWQELTATRTRQRSAAPNFLKLFALENSARRKHLLPEVPFDDDEEDNIFLLGHDTTAQSPQLYENDIAGDRRLGIVTAHKLWGQFAQGQLRSDVYGTACPCNLQFVRQKPAIDQGNSHGVPQSLLDPCGTLQLGKDHDRTVQYLVKGFCDARFVSSDPAIYE; via the coding sequence ATGCCCTCTCGTGGGGGAGATGCTCATCGAACACCACTCGTTGATCCTGCTGCTACGCTGTTGCCACACTGCCATGATCGTGCTGTACAATCCGTTGCTGGTTCGTGGGGGTTGTTGAGTGTTTCGCTAGATAGGGTGAAGTGCCGCTGTCCCGTGCCGGGGAAGGCACCGAAGAAGCAGCGTAGTGCTGGCACCGCGAGGCATGTTGACGTGCACACTGTGGAGAGTGTACGTGCAGTGTCACACCCACTACAGAACGATGCTGTGTCGGATCCCACCGTTGTGAACCCCACCGCTGCGAGTTTCCCGATGAGCTGTCCCCAGGATCAGGTGAGGGTAAAAACGTTGAACCTGGGCGAGCTGGACTTGACAGACCATGTGTGGGACACTGCAAGGGATCTTGTCCCAGGGAAGCCCATCTATACGCTCCATCGGAAATCCAAACAGTGTGACCAGAGGTCCCCTTCTCTGCATCGCAAACAGGACGAGGCCCCACCAGATCACAAATGGCAAGAACTGACCGCGACAAGAACACGACAAAGATCAGCAGCACCGAACTTCCTCAAACTGTTTGCTCTGGAGAACAGTGCGAGACGGAAACACCTGCTGCCGGAGGTGCCATtcgacgatgacgaagaagacaATATCTTCTTACTGGGGCACGATACAACAGCACAGAGTCCGCAGCTCTACGAAAACGACATTGCGGGGGACCGACGACTTGGGATCGTTACTGCACATAAACTGTGGGGTCAGTTCGCGCAGGGTCAGCTGCGATCGGACGTCTACGGCACCGCGTGTCCTTGCAACCTGCAATTCGTGCGGCAAAAGCCCGCAATTGACCAGGGAAACTCCCATGGAGTACCACAGTCACTGCTCGACCCGTGTGGGACACTACAATTGGGGAAGGACCACGACAGGACCGTCCAGTACCTCGTGAAGGGCTTTTGCGACGCCCGGTTCGTGTCCAGTGACCCAGCGATTTACGAGTGA